The Rhinolophus sinicus isolate RSC01 linkage group LG13, ASM3656204v1, whole genome shotgun sequence sequence CAACTAAGGTGGGAGCTCCACTGCCAGTGACTCATCCACTGTCAGTTTTGTTGACGTTTACTATGACGTATGTACAATGTACAAGGTGACCTTGAGGTCAACATCTTCTACAATGCACTGTGACCTCCTCCTGCTTTGTCCCAATTAGTGAAATTTGTCTCTCCCGCTACTTTATCGTGTTAGAATATTCACCTTTCAGGCTCTTAGAGGAGGCATGTATGATTCATGGGCTGAATGGCAGAGAACTTGTCTGATTGGCAAATGAACCTTGCATCTTGCAGCCTTCACAATACCTTAGTGAAGCCTGAGGTTTGCACCTAGGACCGAGGTCTTACTAGGAGCTTACTACGTGCCCATCTCTCCAATATGCCCATGGGCAGAAGGGGACACGAGGCCTAAGTGATGCACAAGAGCCTGCAGGTCCCCAGCTGAGGCCCCCAGGAATGGTGGCCCTTCCCGCTCATGCCCTTTGCATGGAAGACTGTGGTTCGGCAGCTCTTTACTGACGGAGACTAATACCATCTCTGCTTGCAGAGGGTCAGCTCCTCTCTGAGAAGGGGCAACGGTGTGCTACTCAGGGCTGCATCATCAGTGCTCAGAAAAGGGGTTTCAAGTGACCTCCATTAGGAAGTCCCCAGGGACTACATTGTCACTTGGCCCCCAGGCATCTCTACACTGACCCACTCACACCATGAAACTGTACTGAGCACTGGCCTAAGCGACGCGCCAGGCTTTCCGGGGCCCCACATTTCAGGCTCATTCCTGACCCCCAGCTTTGCTGCCAAGCACCTCCTCCTCCCAAGCCTCAGCCCAAGATGACGATGTTTGGAGCATCTTGTCGCCAAATGGGAAAAGTCAGGGTGATGTAATGAGTCTTTCACTCAGCCCAGTGGAAACTATCCTGAagctagatttttcttttttggtgtcaATATGTTTCCCcctaaatgaaatgataataGATAGTACCTGTTGTTTCTAACATCTCACTTGGCATCAGGGAATGTGGCAGTGCCCTGTGATGTCCCGTTGTGTTTTTCTCGGTTCTTGAATTCTTGGGACCCAGTGTCACACAGACCAGTTCAATGCCCACCTCACTCTCGAGGTCTTCCCTGGTTATTCAGGGCTCACTttgtctttctaaaaaaaaaaaaaaaatcgatttgGGTATTTTCCCTCTAAAATCATAGTGCATAGCGTACCACAATGGGTAAATCAAAAATCTGGCAAACAGAAAACTCTATAGTCGCACTTGTCAGAGAACATAAACATAGTCTGAGAGATAGCCTTCGATTCCGTTTGCTGAGTTTGTCATTTCAGTTTGTAGCAAAAATGGAGTTACTTTGCACAGGCTGTTGGCACCTTGAACGCTGCCCGCCTGTGGGGCGGTCTCTGTGCTGGGCCGGCCGAGCCTCACCACACTCTGCCTCCATGCTGGGCCTATCTTGGGTTCTGGGCATCAGGCAGCTGCCACCAGCCCGGCTCAACCTCCGGTACCTCGTCATCCACAGTCAGTACTTGGTGACCCTACTGTCCTTTGATCTCTCTCCCCCTTGCTTTCCACAGCTGTGGGCACCAGAATTCAGCTAAATGAGATTCCAACAGCAGCACAGCAAGCATTATCATTTTGTTCTGCAGGTCTTTACGAGTGCAAGGCATGTCTAAAGTGGCTGTAAATAATTTATACTGTCCATAACTCAAGCTGATCAAAACAGACCTCATCACGGTGATGCGGCAAAATCTGGTACAAGCAGCTTTTCTGCTGCCTCCAAGCCAATTACACATTCAGAGCAGATGAAGGTCTGACTGGATTCCCTCCTGAGCCGGACTAAGGCCCCCTCCACCATCACACTGATCAAATCTGTGCCCGATTAGACATCGGATAATCCCGCTGGACAAGAGCTGGCAAACAGGTTCTATTATCTTATTTAGCTTCTATTTTTGGAACGTGCCAGTAGCTCTGGCCTCTAGAAGATGTTTTCCAGTGAAAGAGGATCCTTTGCAGgttcttttgaaaaattgttgTTTGATGGGTTTTGATTAAAGCCACGCATTTGGTGACATTTATAATTCCTACTTTGTTTCAAGGTGACAAATAGACAAAATAGGACACGAGTCTGTTGGTCCTTGTCGTGAAGGAGAAAACACACAGATTTAGCTTCTTATGAATGTGTAttggaaagaataaaagatagCCTTCCAAACCTTTAGAAGATTACAACAGTAACTTCATGAAGAGGCATTCTCAATTTGTTTTAGGACAATTGAGGCATCTATAATGGGTAACGTGGTGTAACCAGCCCCCCTAAACCCACAACACACCCACACATCCGTGCAGGACAGAAGAGCTCATTACAACAATTCGTTTTCATGCTGGGGAAATAAATACAGAGACATCAATAACATTCTAGTCAGATGGACTCGGTCAGCTGACAGTTCCCTTCATCAGAGTCTAGAAATACTGCTCCAGGGCAGCTCTGGGCCCCCACCCACGGTCACTGACCCAGGCACTGGCCACCCCAGAAAGACGCAACTCATGAAGCGGGATTGTTGCCTCCGCTCAGATGGAGTTTTCAGCATCTTTCCCAAGAAAGTGACAAGTGAGTGgcattctcttcctttcccctcaggATTACAAGCAGAAGTTCTTCCCTCCTTCACCCCATGTCATTTGGGGTTAAGAGCAACTGACCACTGTGCACAGGTCCCCAAACAGCCTCCCTTCTTGCTGCCCACTTCCGAGAGGTAGTGGCATGAAGGCCACATGTTCACCTGCTTCCTTCACTCCGACTGCTCTCCTCTCGCCTCCAGGTCCTCACCCACGTGTCTGGCTCCCTGCAGCATAGCCACGCCCGGGCCACGTCCCCTTGGCCCAGACAATTCCTTCAAAACTCCTCAGACAGGCCGTTCTCACAGTGTGGCCCAAACTTCCCTTTCAGTCTGGCTCTTGCTGCCTCCTCACGACAGCCCAGGCACATGGCACTGCCTTGGGTGGCCCTGGGGGGGTTCCCGTCTCTGTGGCTTTGCTTGTGTTGCTGCCCATACTCATTCCTGCTCCAGCTTCATCGGGCTGCTAAGGTTTCCCCAGATGCGCTTGACTCACACACCGCTTGCTGCCTGCAAGACTGGCCCCTTCCCAATACTTTCCCAGCTCCTCTTCAGCCTGGAAGAATCACACTCAGTGTACCGggctccaggaagcctttccggGCACCCCACTCACATCCCTTGTGTGCCCCGGCTCGCTTCACAGTGCAGACCCTAAGTCAACGGTGAACAAAGCCCAACACTAAAGTGCCAAGGACAGATTTTAATCAGTAGTAGGAGGGTCAGAGGAGCCTGGCTAGAGTTTGATCAAGCAGAGAGTCGCTGTCACCTActgtcctcttcctctcctccctacATGCTGCCTGTTTCAGTGAAGGGCATCCTGTCCACCCAGGGCCCCAGGCTGAAGCCCAGCCCTTTCGCCAGAGGCTTTTCTCTCTGCAAAGCAGCCCTCCAACCCTAGTTTGGCCGCTCCATTCCCTTTGGAGCTCAGTCTcgccctctttccttctcctcctgtgtttttcattttcccaattgCTTGGATGTCGGCAAGGGGACGGATAGTTGTAGAAGAGAACTGGACACCAGAAGATGTAGGCCACGAAGTCTGCAGTCTGGCAGCAACCATGCAGGAACGCCAGGGCCCGGGGCCAGGTGAGCCGGCTGGAGCTCCCCCTtctggaaagagaggagaaatgCAAGTTTCCCAGAAGGCACCAGGCACAGCCCTTCCaggacccctcccctccccagatcCAGGTCTGGAGGGTTATCCTGGCGGCTACCTTCAGCGTGGggtttgaaaagaaacaaaggctCCCATGTGTCAAAAGAAAGATAAGAGTTCATGTCCTCATCCTTGTATAACGAGCGTGTTGCTCCTCCAAGGACAAGAGTCTGCAGACTGTGGGTTTCCTAAAACAGAATGACTTGGACCCATGTCCACTCTAAACCAAGTGACAAACAAAGGAGCGAACAAGGCCCTTGCCGTCTGGACACACTCAAGAGCACAAGTCTCTAACTACTACCATGGACAGTGGTGCGAGCCTCAGCCCCACCTCTGACTGGTGGTCTGACCTCGGGAAGCTAACTGACTGATTCACATCTGGGATGCCTCGGGCAGCAAGGGCCTCCGGGGTCAGGAGGGCAGGTGGGCGTGAGACCCGAAAAGAGGTTGCCCACAGCTCGGTGGTCCCTGTCTGCTCACAGGGAgtcaggtgggggcggggaagagTGCCTTGGAGAGACATCGGGGCGTCCTGGAGCCGGACCCTGACTCAACATGTTTCTTCCCCTTCCCAGGAGGCCTTCGCTGCTTTTCTCTGAGACATGGTGCCCGGGCCCACCCCGAAATTGAGCTCTCAGAAGCCTATGGCAGGTGATGATATGAACGCCCAGGCCCTTTCTGGAGGAGACTAGAGGCCTATGGGGACGGGTAAGGAGAAGGATGAAGGCAGGGGTCAGAGGACAGGCCTGGTACGCAGGTGACCTGTGGCTATCCCGTCCCCAGGGACTCCAGCAGGAAGAGCCCTGGTCTGGGTCAGGGGACCTGGCTTCCAGCTCTGTTTCTGTCACTTACAAGCCGGGGAacaggcggggggtggggggctccatGTCCTTTCTGTTACTCGGGGTGAGAATTAGTGCAACAGCCTCCGTTGTGTGGGGCGCTCCTCTGTGCACGTGGGGAGGCCAGAGGTGCAGTGATTCCTCTGGCAGGTTCTggttcagatcctggctccaCACACTACCTaacctctccgagcctcagtttcctcccctgggACATAGGGACGATTCTAACAATAGTACTCCTTCCTTCCACTGTTGTGAGAATAGGGGCAGTGATGatcctgccttcctccccatATATGCGATTCCCTGAAAAATCAGAGACAAAACACCACCAGGAAGGTGAAGGTCTCAAGCGGGTAAGAACCAGAGGCAGGCATTGGGGACCGCAGGTCCCTGCGCACGTGCATGTGTGAGCCTGCAGGCGCTGTCGGGGGGCCCCCAAACAGGGATGTGAGCCTGCCTGGCAGGCACACACAGGCAGGCACTGCACACAGCAGACAGGCTCTCAACATGAACTTGAAACAGGCTACAGCCGTGATGAGACTTCTCACAGTTTATGCGGATGGCACGCACACTGGGTGCCAAATTTTGCTTTAAGCCTTGTCTGGAGAAGAGTTTAACTCCTACAATAGCCGAAGTAGCTACTATTTTGAgcccccattttacatatgaggacgCTGaggcccccattttacagataaagacgTAAAATGAGatgcctgaggtcacagagcgGCCTGGCGCAGACACTGCACAGATGCCCGCCCGTCACTAAACCCCGTttcttgttgttgctgttgttttagaTCGATACATCCGTTCAAACGCAGcattctccccaccccagacctgccgCAAACACATTCAAGGAGAGCGCTAGTGGCCTAAGACGCAGGAAACAACCTATTGGCACAGCGCTGGGACGCTGTGCTGAAAAGAGCTGGACCCGCGAGAAGACTTCACATTCCAAAGGCCGGAGCAGTGGTCAAAAGCCTGGGGAGTCGACGGGACTGCCGGCGTGAAGCGCTGGGCACAGCGTGGGGAGGGTGGGCGCGCACCGGCTGTGCGGTGGGTCCTCACAGAGCCGAGGCTACGTCTGCAATGCCTCTGGCTGCGCCCATTCCCCACGCGCAGCCCAGAGCTTGGGGCCAACCAGCCTTCGGTTTTCAGCAGAGGGGCCGAAGCGCCCGAGGAGACCTGGGCCCGGGTCTGGGCTCCAGTGGGGACATTTCCTCCCCAGGCTCTCACCGCGCCCCATCCCGGCACGCATCAAGCTCTTGGTGCCCTTTTTAATGGGAAAACAACACTCACTCGGTCggataaatgttatttataattcaTGGGCTAGTCTTCGAACCCTTTCAAACAAAACCCACAGCGATTTCTTTGAAAGAAACGCCTGGACTTTACTCAGAAGTTGCGGTTTTGACGCACCAGCCGCCGCAGACGGTAAATCACCCCACGCGACACGTTTGTTTCTGATTATTTGCTTTGCAGTTGGcttgtgaaatgaaaaagaagagttcATAAAAAATCGTTTCTTCTGGAAGTGGGACACATTCGACCCCAGCATGGTTTTCAGAAGCAGTGCTATTCGGGTGGGGAAAGGATGGAAGGAATCGGAACCAAAATGCgtgttcccccctcccccgcccaaaCAATGCGTGTCAAAGCTCAGTCCAGGATCCGGGAGCGTCTGTGGAGTCCGGCTGGGCGCTTCCCACCCAGTGCTCCGGTTTGGCGTTTTCCCCAGGCGGCGGATGGGGAAGTCTGAGAAGTTCATCCAAACCCCGGTGGTTGCTCCCTGCCCTCTGTCTCCAGCTTGGACCCTGAGAACAAAGGCGCACGAGAGGAGAAAGGTGACCGGCTGGATGGTGATGGTCATGTCCTAGCAGACCATTTCCCCAGCTCTCGTCCCGAGAGAGTGgattttagtttttgtatttatGAAAGGGAGCTTTGACAGGCGAGGCCCCCTCACTCCCCCGGTATCCAGCTCCTCACTCACTCGGCGTGCCTGGGAGGCCGCCCCGCAAGTGGAAGCGGGGTCCAGCCCCGACACCCGCCAGGCCCGAGGCTCCGCGCAGATTTCGGGGAGGGGGGCTGCACTCCATTGTTCACTCCGGCCAATCAGGCTTGCCCCGTCCCTCGCAGCCAATCCCGCGTCACCCCCGCCTTCTACCCAGCACGCCTGtccgcccacccacccacccaccgcGGGTCCCCATCACCTCCCCCGCACCCCTGTTCTGGGGAGGCTGGTGACGCCGCAGGTCCCGCCCCTGGCCCAGCGACTGCGTGCTGACGTCATGCTGCGTGCGGGCCGGTGCGGTCGGTCCTGCAAGTCCGCGGGGCCCGACTTAGTTAGCAAAGAGCCGGCGGGGCGCGCGACCCTCGTGCTGGGCCCGGGCCGCACACTTTGCGCACGCCTTCTTCTGCATGGTggacattatttttccttatccTTTTCTGGGTGCTATGGGGGATCATCCCAAGAGTAAGTCCTCCTCTGTGTGTGGCTGCGGGTGTGTTTGTGCTTCACAGGCGGTGTTTCTGCTGCAGGAGAACGTGGAGCGGATTCTACAAGTGGCTTCGATTTGACAGGACACTGGGGCGGAAAAAGCAAAACGAATGCCTTTTCTTCTGCAGGACGACTTATCCGTTGGAATCCTGCTGTTTTAATCCATAATTAGACACCTTCTCAAGCCTTAGGGCTGAGCTCAGGCAGTGAAATCTGTTCCTGTGTTGCGCTAAGGCAATTGGGGGTGATTTAGGGGTGCGGGGGTTTCTATGTGTTGCTTGTCTTTCGGTCCCGCAAGTGAGGAGGATTTCTCCAGCTTGATCTGGGATACTTAAATCAAGAAATGTCCGCGGGGATGCGAGGAGAAGCCGCTGAAAGCCGACGTGTGGTTGGGGCTGGAGGGAGTCGCCGAGGAGGGACAGGCCGGCACGTCCCCGCTCGGTGTTGACGCGGCGGGTCTGCAGAGCTCCGCTGTCCATTTACTCTTTCTTCTCACCTACACTATCAGCTTTTAGCTACAACGCAAATGGATAAAACGGCTGGGTCCAAATGAATGttatgaatttttttgggggggagggagacagaagccTTCACAAATTCTGATTCTGCTTTTTCGTTTCCAGTTGTTTGGACCTTTAGAAAGTCCGCTTCCTTTTCCCTGTGGGCACAGTTCTCGCCGGGGCGGCGGGGCGGGTCCGCAGCCGGCCTGACGTGCGCCCTTCCCTGCAGAGAAGCCGGGCTCGGCCACGTGCGTGGGCTGCGGGAGTCAGATCCACGACCAGTTCATCCTGCGGGTGTCCCCCGACCTCGAGTGGCACGCCGCCTGCCTCAAGTGTGCGGAGTGCAGCCAGTACCTGGACGAGACGTGCACGTGCTTCGTGAGAGACGGGAAGACCTATTGCAAGAGGGACTACGTCAGGTGAGGCCGCGGGGACCTGCCGTCGGGGACTGCGGCGCCCACAGCTCCGCGCTGACTGCCCTCCCCGCGTCCACAGGCTATTCGGCATCAAGTGCGCCAAGTGCCAGGTGGGCTTCAGCAGCAGTGACCTGGTGATGCGGGCGCGGGACAGCGTGTACCACATCGAGTGCTTCCGCTGCTCCGTGTGCAGCCGCCAGCTGCTGCCCGGCGACGAGTTCTCGCTGCGGGAGCACGAGCTGCTGTGCCGCACCGACCACGGCCTCCTGCTGGAGCGCGCGGCCGCCGGCAGCCCGCACAGCCCCGGCCCGCTCCCCACGCGCGGCCTGCATCTGTCAGGTGAGCCGAGCCCACGAGGGCCCGTGTGTGGGGCCGCTGGCGCTGGGACCAAAGTTGTCCCTGCTGTGTGTTCCTGTGGGTGCAGAACCGCTGGGGACGCGGCTGAGTGTGTTGTGTGCGGGGAAGCCGCCTGTGGGTCCCTGCGAGCTGAGATGGCGTAAGTGTGCGCGTGGCCGGGGCATTTGTGGAGAACGCGTGCTCTGTGATCAGTACGTGGGACGCGGTGGTAGGAGCGGGAATGATGACAGGGAGcctgcctggggtgggagggacacAGCTCCGTCCTAGGCCTGGGCTCTACAGTCTGACCCCCCAACAAAGAGCTGCTGTCAGTGTTTTGAGGCCCAGTTCGATGAACAGCTTAGCCAAGAGCTCATCGGTGGGGAGGGAACACAGTGGATTCCCGACCCCAGAAAACACCCCGAAAGGGCATGCTCTGAGTCTTGACCCGCCTGCCTGGGGGTGGCGTCTGAGTGCGTGGTTGGGGTCCCAGGTGCCCGGTGGGCAGCTGTCGACCGGAAGCGGCGGTCCCCAGACCAGGCTGCACGTCTGGTGCTGTGCCGCGTGGCGACGCCCCTCTCCCCTGGCCCTCCGCGTCTTCTCTTACAGAGCTAGGAAATCGGGCTGGGTGGGCTCTTGCAGATGTTCATCCAGAGCAAGACATGCCTGGAGGGGGGCTGCCCGTGGACTAGCAGAGCGGCTGCGGACGGGAGGGAGCCGGTGCACGGAGCACCGCGGACTGGGACCGCACAGGCGCCCTTTTGTTTGTCGCGGGCAGTGAGCCTCGGGCCCTGTTTCCCGGGTGGAGAGAACCTGAGGCCGGGCGAGGGCAGTTCTGGCGCCGCTGGGCCGGCGACCCTGGAGCTTTGAGGGAGGAGCCGCGCCCAGCTGATCTCGGCGGCCTGATCCCAGTAGCCTCTGAACCGGGTGTGGGGAGGCCTCTCGCGAGCCCCCCGGGCGCGAGGATCAAGCCCCCCAATCCGGCCCCCTCCAAAGCCCCGGGCGTGTCCCCCTCATTTTCCTCTATCCCCAGTCCCACGAGCCCCCGCGGGCACCCGGGGGTCCGGTAAGTGCTGGAGGCTCGCAGGGAGCGGCCACTGCGCGCTCCGGGGAGGTCGCTGCGCCGCAGCCGGGTCGGGGACTCGGGAAAGGACGACAATGCGCACCGCCCTCCGGGTGGGGCGAACAGACGGAAAGTGAGGCGAACACCGCAACGAAAGGAACGAATGGGAGGGAAACGAAATCGGGCGGCGGCGGGGCCGGCGGCCCCTCACTCACCCGCGTCCCTTCCGCGCAGACCCCGGGGCGGGCCGGCAGCCCGCGCTGCGCCCGCACGCGCACAAACAGGCGGAGAAGACGACCCGCGTTCGGACCGTGCTCAACGAGAAGCAGCTGCACACCCTGCGGACCTGCTACGCCGCCAACCCGCGGCCGGACGCACTCATGAAGGAGCAGCTGGTGGAAATGACCGGCCTGAGCCCGCGGGTCATCCGCGTGTGGTTCCAGAACAAGCGATGCAAGGACAAGAAGAAATCCATTCTGATgaagcagctgcagcagcagcagcacggcGATAAGACGGTGAGGGGCCGTGGGCAGAGccggcgtgtgtgtgtgtgtgtgtgtgtgtgtggcgggggggtgggtgggggtgaggctggGCTTCGCGCCCCGCAAACGC is a genomic window containing:
- the ISL2 gene encoding insulin gene enhancer protein ISL-2 isoform X1, whose protein sequence is MVDIIFPYPFLGAMGDHPKKKPGSATCVGCGSQIHDQFILRVSPDLEWHAACLKCAECSQYLDETCTCFVRDGKTYCKRDYVRLFGIKCAKCQVGFSSSDLVMRARDSVYHIECFRCSVCSRQLLPGDEFSLREHELLCRTDHGLLLERAAAGSPHSPGPLPTRGLHLSDPGAGRQPALRPHAHKQAEKTTRVRTVLNEKQLHTLRTCYAANPRPDALMKEQLVEMTGLSPRVIRVWFQNKRCKDKKKSILMKQLQQQQHGDKTSLQGLTGTPLVAGSPIRHESAVQGSAVEVQTYQPPWKALSEFALQSDLDQPAFQQLVSFSESGSLGNSSGSDVTSLSSQLPDTPNSMVPSPVET
- the ISL2 gene encoding insulin gene enhancer protein ISL-2 isoform X2, translated to MVDIIFPYPFLGAMGDHPKKKPGSATCVGCGSQIHDQFILRVSPDLEWHAACLKCAECSQYLDETCTCFVRDGKTYCKRDYVRLFGIKCAKCQVGFSSSDLVMRARDSVYHIECFRCSVCSRQLLPGDEFSLREHELLCRTDHGLLLERAAAGSPHSPGPLPTRGLHLSDPGAGRQPALRPHAHKQAEKTTRVRTVLNEKQLHTLRTCYAANPRPDALMKEQLVEMTGLSPRVIRVWFQNKRCKDKKKSILMKQLQQQQHGDKTSLQGLTGTPLVAGSPIRHESAVQGSAVEVQTYQPPWKALSEFALQSDLDQPAFQQLLPDTPNSMVPSPVET